A region of Oncorhynchus masou masou isolate Uvic2021 chromosome 29, UVic_Omas_1.1, whole genome shotgun sequence DNA encodes the following proteins:
- the LOC135520506 gene encoding zinc finger protein 267-like — protein MDSDILNIEEIVMGKGSPDPPAELTTEKPAEHYKPIASFKAPPPPTIQPYQHENLQCFQCFITFCNSKAKERHMKKSHREEYKQQLQQGDTLFTCYVCDRTFPSSEELTQHQGSHNKEDKPFKCPHCQESFRTFSELTTHRRQVCPERQFVCKDCSETFRSPAFLRTHRLAQHPRPEAEVEEPDDPTKTHRCGKCNRGFETESELIMHQENHAGDQHCNGSASPAKKRGRPFKAEDSTVGGKKRKKKEEGTEEAETGNNAEEAAAAPAETKGKAAAAAGGGRRGRPKAAVGEEAREDDSEAPAEEKKPKAAPAPPKQHPCPECELTFPALAQLRAHKKEKHIPRKAHPCEECEESFARPEQLEAHKNRAHIKGRYACPTCGKSFGRESNLKGHQQSSHPEEEEKQEAAGRSKR, from the exons ATGGACTCAGACATACTGAATATAGAGGAAATAGTGATGGGGAAGGGGTCACCAGATCCCCCTGCAGAACTGACCACTGAGAAACCAGCAGAACACTACAAACCCATTGCCTCCTTCAAAGCACCACCTCCACCCACCATTCAACCAT ATCAGCATGAGAACCTGCAGTGTTTCCAGTGCTTCATCACCTTCTGTAACTCCAAAGCCAAGGAGAGGCACATGAAGAAGAGCCATCGTGAGGAGTACAAGCAGCAGCTCCAGCAG GGAGATACTTTGTTCACCTGCTATGTGTGTGACCGTACCTTTCCGTCCTCGGAGGAGCTGACCCAGCACCAGGGCTCACACAACAAGGAGGACAAGCCCTTCAAGTGTCCCCACTGCCAGGAGAGCTTCCGCACCTTCTCTGAG CTGACGACCCACAGGAGACAGGTCTGTCCAGAGAGGCAATTTGTGTGTAAGGACTGCAGTGAGACCTTCCGCAGCCCTGCCTTCCTTCGTACCCACCGCCTGGCCCAGCACCCCCGTCCAGAGGCAGAGGTGGAAGAGCCAGATGACCCTACCAAGACCCACCGCTGTGGGAAGTGCAACCGGGGCTTCGAGACAGAGTCTGAGCTAATAATGCACCAAGAGAACCACGCCGGTGACCAGCACTGCAACGGCAGCGCCTCGCCCGCCAAGAAGCGTGGACGGCCCTTTAAAGCAGAGGACTCAACGGTCggagggaagaagagaaagaagaaggaagagggcacagaggaGGCTGAGACTGGAAACAATGCAGAGGAGGCTGCAGCAGCTCCGGCTGAGACCAAGGggaaagcagcagcagcagcaggaggtggCAGGCGAGGTCGTCCTAAAGCAGCAGTAGGCGAGGAGGCCAGAGAAGACGACAGTGAAGCCCCAGCAGAGGAGAAGAAACCTAAAGCGGCTCCCGCTCCACCCAAGCAACACCCCTGCCCTGAGTGTGAGCTCACGTTCCCTGCCCTGGCCCAGCTCCGCGCCCACAAGAAGGAAAAGCACATCCCACGTAAGGCCCACCCCTGCGAGGAGTGTGAGGAGAGCTTTGCCCGTCCCGAGCAGCTAGAAGCCCACAAGAACCGGGCACACATCAAGGGGCGTTATGCCTGCCCTACCTGTGGCAAGAGCTTTGGCCGAGAGAGCAACCTGAAGGGCCACCAGCAGAGCAGCcacccagaggaggaggagaagcaagAGGCAGCGGGCCGCAGCAAGAGATAA
- the LOC135520505 gene encoding uncharacterized protein LOC135520505 has protein sequence MSELLLVTEEASECVSDPTASTEIILELSAVPLESAAPEEWVLGQPEDAQKETHVDDVAASDRKNIPPKKNRMEPLKMDMSRPPKMVTPLTSSQISLQCLECHIIFSDHKSKERHLKQSHPAEYEQCMLGDALFACYVCDRQFTNSSDLMLHQRAHTEKTPFKCPICGEAFSRSSELTLHKKLHFGLYGYTCADCGKPCKTLTLLKYHRRTHTGERPYVCKECGKRFSMSKALQKHTLAHSPEGMKEVGGITPPMKAQLKKNSGTAVVKFSCSVCKATFKTAKTRLHHMKHKHNLCVTASSSTTLAGQQVKLGQPIITQVPMGQPTFLHMEPLGPFQQVENIDTEQIRKLIESLGNVRKVNQVVILGQVPPHGQPLDLQRLQGKREHLQLRFTQPQFIELKKIGGGEIKLMGLEQAKPQCESLEPIITLEPVISDGQMETPLLSHTQEVAYAVPAEHAGLTQTHEGEMIPQQLLGQTGQAVEEENTMIQTVSVEPVFCHSETVELRETTEQSQTVVLEVTPSLIPTLELEQTQTDQQGLMSASSLPTFLFEQTSGQNQRVQEGMSDGTDIFPTVALKLTPLKTDQQEELSTSSLVPTVTFAQTPPGQTSQVGETARQMESLQLEQIYSSIGQTQQTGIGQRRSVEKPLLENTENDQQHILEKPYEGKKQTAQEQLQTLIDKSVSNNALNSREMPLTQTSEIFPPPSETKAPQSSQLPVHLMSVQEFVKVRKRKQPKNSIVQGNMQQQTVEVKGEAAKRPRATKAHLVVKFGPKEKPKNQKKLPQPSKLLQKGDQVQDMNQMCVSAQPEKKLSLKVGKEKKVKKKNDISKSKIKSSSILCEPHVQQVLQVDEQVQQVKPRKKKVKKQKYVISETFKQISAELISEQEVIAPSKPKRKKQQTMAQEDQPKKTKGQKLSKTGRKKKKLNVEASPISEDMPNPKIKQQSLLLLKGHKQPQLKVYKLDASKAPQGQTDLHQDTHPIHKKKGPKSKQLKMLAAGGKKKVGRPKKNHTALSVLAPLKTTSHSSDTSLTKPKTSRKRTAQKVETEGIISGSHSRRALECKDCGERFSDVLSLQEHKAALHAVESPGLTYTNGNIFEGVSRSDLGQSPLKVTEVIENSLSQNTFGMQVASDWDMEMREVGLGERGERVSFPALNPSPSLPLAAALVEGGQKGREKNMDKIAEGMESFSHLAPNSNQSCTPPQVKFPYLAKSDKVQPLLFESLSPPHLTPIAPLHSCHQTEDTKSESQGNMNDTADALIPTVSGFEHLGPIEDEIKKELLLEVDLVTVGDGDQNEGVLQSSPHEDSSPNEGSSLHENNRTHALPAKAQIGNVNRTVTTQNVQTESCPSDPLEIKQEEEEIMVQRREVEKRGVGRKNYTRGRKRGVGRGRRGSATRKGLGGEGMREMEPEKETDECQVVYQLYSLNNDTEIKDEADVTTLHPGQSSPISLQTEIRSISEQNMLTAPCPSGSCISPLEEDPEDQVVFELESVTTSVVEVLKTEDGMVMKGVAGDQDDRDTGQSPGIILERFLTSRQSEAAVGENGVVLMVDFRGQEVKVEEKTSDLVPLPHTSRAGHTVEQRGVRMYLVKQENNLVLNDPQVSQGQSQLNVEQSSTRQCIFYPVKEERELLEEPSQSEQGVPALVEPGEARLDHPVETLSTTNPAVEEYEVNRSTAKFGSEMNEYGEGEMDFEQQETEELVDFLLQNSDEVESEVVECSDPQPDPEAVVMACYHDSQSHASLHSNYIPYNLPTTESQAHSVSMGGSQTGTGYRKPIDYFSKYFGWDAWSEIARCTNKVSHLSNPVTAKEVAQFVGIHIAMGTLKFPSLKLYWQDFTRVPLVADTMSASRFSQLSCKLQLASPAPAGDPLDTQEAGHSGNPDRPKEGDTTRNPLRALHTPVNPTVGTTRGELDGSGHTLTRGHSQIQALSSKSVSAKSTTPTSTIPHRIWQRCGDIPSSQDCFSFKTDPLWRVRPLMDHVRARYLMLRREGDHGVDQYPLPLTCRAVNNKRPSLHSTVLVRSDGLIIDFNLSLDLSNKETTVEKMVPRDGMVYLCKQELSTPAMLEHLLGSGVHGAGKVGGAKGQMGDEFVSSDGRLMLHRYHLGFILSTVGKAQQNMASLVDSFEKAQKAASLNRDLLNLYHSPLSASAPSSWPQAVLWYLTDLALVNSWMQYRQDHVPLPEPLNLMAFRLEVSKALILSSGSDTQDAAPPHPPQKLHSPGTAPDPGLLQDSPLPDVATRYDGSGHWPEQLGEGEGGRCRFGGCERMSRVRCLKCCVFLCISRNHNCFLNFHSQGSF, from the exons ATGAGTGAACTGCTACTTGTCACAGAAGAGGCTTCTGAGTGTGTATCAGACCCCACTGCTTCTACAGAGATAATTCTTGAACTATCCGCTGTTCCTCTAGAGTCTGCTGCTCCTGAAGAGTGGGTACTGGGCCAACCTGAGGATGCACAGAAGGAGACTCATGTGGATGACGTGGCCGCTAGTGACAGAAAAAATATTCCCCCCAAGAAGAACAGAATGGAGCCACTCAAGATGGACATGTCCAGGCCACCAAAAATGGTGACGCCACTCACAT cTTCCCAGATCTCTCTGCAGTGCCTGGAGTGTCACATCATCTTCAGCGACCACAAGAGCAAAGAGCGCCACCTCAAGCAGAGTCACCCGGCAGAGTATGAGCAATGCATGCTGGGGGATGCCCTGTTTGCCTGCTACGTCTGTGACCGCCAATTCACTAACTCCAGTGACCTCATGCTTCATCAGCGTGCGCACACGGAAAAGACGCCCTTCAAGTGCCCCATCTGTGGTGAGGCCTTCAGCCGTTCCTCTGAGCTCACCCTCCATAAGAAGCTTCACTTCGGCCTGTACGGATACACCTGCGCAGACTGTGGAAAACCCTGCAAGACACTCACCTTACTGAAGTATCACCGCCGCACGCACACAGGGGAAAGGCCCTATGTCTGTAAGGAGTGTGGCAAGAGGTTTAGCATGTCCAAGGCCCTCCAGAAACACACACTAGCGCATTCGCCGGAAGGAATGAAAGAAGTTGGAGGGATCACACCACCGATGAAGGCACAGCTAAAGAAGAATAGTG GCACTGCAGTGGTAAAATTTTCCTGCTCCGTGTGCAAGGCAACCTTCAAGACTGCCAAGACACGGCTGCATCACATGAAACACAAGCACAACCTGTGTGTTACAGCATCCAGCAGCACCACACTAGCTGGCCAACAGGTGAAGCTAGGTCAGCCCATCATAACCCAGGTTCCTATGGGCCAGCCAACCTTTCTCCACATGGAACCCCTTGGGCCCTTCCAGCAGGTGGAAAACATAGACACTGAACAAATCCGGAAACTAATAGAGTCTTTGGGGAACGTGCGCAAAGTGAACCAGGTGGTGATACTGGGACAGGTGCCGCCACACGGTCAACCATTGGATCTACAGCGgctacagggaaagagagagcattTGCAACTCCGTTTTACTCAACCACAGTTTATAGAGCTGAAAAAGATTGGGGGTGGAGAGATTAAGTTGATGGGATTAGAACAGGCAAAGCCACAATGTGAATCGCTGGAACCAATTATTACATTGGAACCTGTAATATCAGATGGACAAATGGAGACCCCGTTACtttcacacacacaggaagttgCATATGCTGTGCCAGCTGAGCATGCTGGATTAACACAAACACATGAAGGAGAGATGATTCCTCAGCAGTTACTTGGACAGACTGGTCAGGCAGTTGAAGAAGAGAACACTATGATTCAGACTGTATCAGTGGAACCGGTGTTCTGTCACAGTGAAACAGTTGAGCTCAGGGAAACGACTGAACAAAGTCAAACGGTTGTGTTGGAAGTCACTCCTTCACTGATACCAACTCTGGAATTGGAACAGACTCAAACTGATCAACAAGGACTTATGTCTGCTTCCTCACTACCAACATTTCTATTTGAACAGACTTCTGGACAGAATCAAAGGGTTCAGGAGGGTATGAGTGACGGGACAGACATATTCCCAACAGTGGCGTTAAAGCTGACGCCATTAAAAACTGACCAGCAGGAAGAACTCTCCACTTCCTCATTGGTACCAACAGTTACGTTTGCACAAACTCCACCTGGACAAACAAGCCAGGTaggagagacagccagacagatgGAGTCATTACAGTTAGAGCAGATCTATTCCAGTATTGGACAGACACAACAGACGGGAATAGGACAGCGAAGATCAGTTGAGAAACCTCTTCTAGAAAACACAGAGAATGACCAGCAGCACATTTTGGAAAAGCCTTATGAAGGAAAGAAACAGACAGCACAAGAGCAGTTGCAGACACTGATAGATAAGTCTGTTTCTAACAACGCACTGAACAGCAGAGAGATGCCTCTCACGCAGACGTCAGAAATATTCCCTCCGCCGTCCGAGACAAAGGCACCACAGAGTTCACAACTGCCTGTGCATTTGATGTCAGTACAAGAATTTGTAAAAGTGAGGAAGAGAAAGCAGCCGAAGAACTCTATAGTGCAAGGAAATATGCAACAGCAGACGGTTGAGGTGAAAGGGGAGGCTGCCAAACGACCAAGAGCAACGAAAGCTCATCTTGTCGTGAAGTTTGGTCCTAAAGAGAAGCCTAAAAACCAGAAGAAGCTTCCACAACCATCTAAGCTGCTTCAGAAAGGAGACCAGGTTCAGGATATGAACCAAATGTGTGTCTCAGCTCAACCTGAAAAGAAATTGTCCTTAAAGGTTGGTAAAGAAAAAAAGGTCAAGAAGAAAAACGATATTTCCAAGTCAAAAATCAAATCCTCATCTATATTGTGTGAACCACATGTGCAGCAAGTCTTGCAAGTAGATGAGCAGGTTCAGCAAGTGAAGCCGAGGAAGAAGAAAGTAAAAAAGCAAAAGTATGTAATTAGTGAGACTTTTAAGCAGATTAGCGCTGAACTGATTAGCGAGCAAGAGGTGATCGCTCCATCCAAGCCAAAAAGGAAAAAGCAGCAGACGATGGCGCAGGAGGACCAGCCTAAGAAAACAAAGGGGCAAAAGCTGTCAAAAACagggagaaagaaaaagaaactGAATGTGGAAGCAAGCCCAATATCAGAAGATATGCCCAACCCTAAAATAAAGCAACAGTCCCTACTCCTACTGAAGGGTCACAAACAGCCCCAATTGAAAGTTTACAAATTAGATGCCTCAAAAGCCCCCCAAGGTCAAACAGATCTCCACCAAGACACCCATCCCATCCATAAGAAGAAAGGGCCAAAAAGCAAACAACTAAAGATGCTAGCTGCTGGAGGGAAAAAAAAAGTAGGGAGACCCAAAAAGAACCACACAGCACTCTCTGTGTTGGCTCCTTTAAAGACTACGTCTCATTCTTCTGACACCTCTCTGACCAAGCCAAAGACCAGCAGGAAACGTACGGCCCAAAAAGTGGAGACAGAGGGGATCATCAGTGGCTCTCATTCCCGGCGAGCCCTTGAATGTAAGGACTGTGGTGAGAGGTTCTCTGACGTCTTGTCCCTCCAGGAGCACAAGGCAGCCCTGCATGCAGTGGAGAGCCCTGGTCTCACCTACACTAACGGCAACATCTTTGAGGGCGTTTCTAGGTCAGATCTAGGCCAGTCTCCACTAAAAGTGACAGAGGTCATTGAAAATTCATTGAGTCAAAACACATTTGGAATGCAGGTAGCATCTGATTGGGATATGGAGATGAGAGAGGTAGGgttgggagaaagaggggagcgAGTCTCTTTCCCAGCCCTAAacccttccccctctctgcctctggcTGCTGCGCTTGTTGAAGGTGGAcagaagggaagggagaagaaCATGGATAAAATTGCAGAGGGGATGGAATCATTTTCTCATTTGGCCCCAAATTCAAATCAATCTTGCACTCCTCCACAAGTTAAATTCCCTTATCTGGCCAAATCTGACAAGGTCCAACCCCTTCTGTTCGAGAGTCTTTCGCCTCCTCACCTCACACCCATAGCCCCCCTCCACAGCTGTCACCAAACGGAGGACACCAAGTCAGAGAGTCAGGGCAATATGAATGACACTGCTGATGCTCTCATACCTACCGTTTCTGGATTTGAACACCTTGGGCCTATTGAGGATGAAATTAAAAAGGAGTTACTACTTGAGGTGGATTTGGTAACTGTTGGGGATGGGGACCAAAATGAGGGGGTACTCCAGAGCTCACCTCATGAAGACAGTTCACCAAATGAGGGATCCAGCCTTCATGAAAACAACCGCACTCATGCATTACCTGCAAAAGCTCAGATTGGAAATGTGAATAGGACTGTAACAACACAAAATGTACAGACTGAATCCTGcccctctgacccactggagatCAAGCAAGAAGAGGAGGAGATTATGGtgcagaggagagaagtggaaaaGAGGGGAGTGGGAAGAAAGAATTACACCAGGGGCAGGAAAAGAGGAGTTGGGCGTGGGAGGAGAGGTTCAGCCACAAGGAAGGGTCTCGGAGGAGAGGGCATGAGAGAAATGGAACCAGAGAAAGAAACGGATGAATGTCAGGTAGTCTACCAGCTGTATTCACTCAATAATGATACTGAAATCAAGGATGAGGCAGATGTCACGACTCTCCATCCTGGTCAGTCATCTCCCATCAGTTTACAGACCGAGATCAGATCTATTTCTGAGCAAAACATGCTAACAGCTCCATGTCCATCTGGATCCTGCATCTCACCGCTTGAGGAGGACCCTGAGGACCAGGTAGTGTTTGAGCTTGAGTCAGTCACCACCAGTGTAGTGGAGGTGTTGAAGACCGAAGATGGGATGGTGATGAAAGGAGTAGCAGGGGACCAGGATGACAGGGACACTGGCCAATCCCCAGGCATCATACTGGAGAGGTTCCTCACCTCAAGGCAGAGCGAGGCAGCAGTGGGGGAGAATGGAGTGGTGCTCATGGTAGACTTTAGAGGTCAGGAGGTCAAGGTGGAGGAGAAAACCTCAGATTTGGTTCCCTTGCCACACACCTCTCGTGCCGGACACACAGTGGAGCAGAGGGGGGTCAGGATGTATCTGGTGAAGCAGGAAAACAACCTGGTTTTGAATGATCCCCAGGTTAGTCAAGGTCAATCCCAATTGAATGTGGAGCAGAGCAGTACCAGGCAGTGCATATTCTACCCAGTGAAGGAGGAGCGGGAGCTTCTGGAGGAACCATCTCAAAGTGAGCAGGGGGTACCAGCGctggtggagcctggagaggccAGACTCGACCATCCAGTGGAGACTCTATCCACTACCAACCCTGCAGTAGAGGAGTATGAGGTGAACAGGAGCACAGCAAAGTTTGGATCTGAGATGAATGAGTATGGAGAAG GTGAAATGGACTTCGAGCAGCAAGAAACAGAGGAGCTTGTTGATTTCCTACTTCAGAATTCTGACGAAGTGGAGTCCGAGGTTGTTGAATGTTCTGACCCACAGCCTGACCCTGAGGCTGTAGTTATGGCCTGTTACCATGACAGCCAAAGCCATGCCTCACTGCATTCAAATTATATACCATACAA CTTGCCAACCACAGAAAGCCAGGCTCATTCAGTATCTATGGGAGGGTCCCAGACAGGGACTGGCTACAGGAAACCCATTGATTACTTCTCCAAGTATTTTGGTTGGGATGCTTGGTCTGAGATTGCCCGGTGCACAAATAAAGTGTCCCATCTGTCGAACCCAGTGACAGCAAAAGAGGTGGCCCAGTTTGTCGGAATCCACATTGCCATGGGAACATTGAAG ttcccCAGTCTCAAACTGTACTGGCAGGACTTCACCAGGGTGCCTCTGGTTGCTGACACCATGTCTGCCTCCCGCTTCTCCCAACTCTCCTGCAAACTGCAACTGGCATCTCCAGCGCCAGCAGGGGATCCCTTGGACACCCAGGAAGCTGGACACAGTGGTAATCCAGACAGGCCTAAGGAGGGAGACACCACACGCAACCCACTCAGAGCTTTACACACCCCAGTTAATCCTACAGTTGGCACAACTAGAGGTGAACTGGATGGCAGCGGCCACACACTTACACGCGGCCACAGTCAAATACAAGCTCTTAGCTCCAAGTCTGTGTCTGCAAAATCCACAACACCGACATCCACAATCCCTCACAGAATTTGGCAGAGGTGTGGGGACATACCATCCAGCCAGGACTGTTTTAGTTTTAAAACTGACCCCCTTTGGCGGGTTAGACCATTAATGGACCACGTTCGGGCCAGATACCTGATGCTGAGAAGAGAGGGTGACCATGGAGTCGATCAATACCCTCTCCCTTTGACGTGTAGAGCGGTCAACAACAAGCGGCCCTCCTTGCACAGCACAGTCTTAGTTAGATCTGACGGTCTGATCATAGATTTCAAccttagtctggatctctccaaCAAAGAGACCACAGTTGAGAAAATGGTGCCCagagatgggatggtgtatctctGCAAGCAGGAGCTCTCTACCCCTGCCATGTTGGAGCACCTCCTTGGGTCTGGGGTGCATGGTGCGGGCAAGGTGGGAGGGGCCAAAGGACAGATGGGTGACGAGTTTGTTAGCTCTGACGGGCGGCTGATGCTACACAGGTACCATCTCGGCTTCATCCTCTCTACCGTAGGGAAGGCCCAGCAGAACATGGCATCGCTCGTCGACAGCTTCGAGAAGGCCCAAAAGGCAGCCAGCCTCAATAGAGATTTACTGAATCTCTACCATTCCCCACTCTCAGCCTCGGCACCATCGAGCTGGCCACAGGCCGTTCTGTGGTACCTTACAGATCTGGCTCTGGTAAACTCATGGATGCAGTACAGGCAGGATCATGTTCCTCTGCCTGAGCCTCTGAACCTCATGGCATTCAGGCTCGAGGTCTCCAAGGCCTTGATCCTCTCCAGTGGCTCAGACACCCAGGACGCAGCCCCTCCGCACCCCCCTCAGAAATTACACTCTCCGGGCACAGCCCCAGATCCTGGCCTGTTACAGGATAGTCCTCTCCCTGACGTGGCCACGCGGTACGACGGTTCGGGCCACTGGCCGGAGCAGCTTGGGGAGGGAGAAGGTGGCAGGTGCCGCTTCGGAGGCTGTGAGCGAATGTCTCGCGTACGATGCCTCAAGTGTTGCgtgtttctctgtatctctcgtaACCACAACTGCTTCTTGAATTTCCACAGTCAAGGGAGTTTTTGA